A region of Massilia sp. WG5 DNA encodes the following proteins:
- a CDS encoding 3-hydroxyacyl-CoA dehydrogenase family protein, which produces MNNANTIPGSSHALVPASDDVTGGGSGDHHHIHADLHIRPVRETAVHGEHPANDIMRSVGRVGIIGANSIGIGIARGVLNADIPVTVFDKRDTLDQGLALLRSAYETSVKSGTLAEDKRDRRLALFSATVKFHHLKDCDLIIEVMHIEAEVREKFFRWLDEIGKPSAVLVANVSGASLDRVARFTRRPADVLGLHFSGPDDLSESPGLVRGRDTSRETYATAAGLLAEIGIIKAS; this is translated from the coding sequence ATGAATAATGCAAATACGATCCCGGGAAGCAGTCACGCGCTTGTCCCGGCAAGCGATGACGTGACGGGCGGCGGTTCGGGCGATCATCACCATATCCACGCCGACCTGCATATCCGGCCCGTACGCGAAACCGCAGTTCATGGCGAGCACCCTGCCAATGACATCATGCGCTCGGTTGGACGCGTAGGGATCATCGGCGCGAACAGCATCGGCATCGGCATCGCCAGAGGCGTGCTCAATGCCGACATCCCGGTAACGGTTTTTGACAAGAGGGATACGCTTGATCAGGGGCTGGCGCTGCTTCGCTCGGCTTATGAAACCTCGGTGAAGAGCGGGACGCTGGCTGAAGACAAGCGCGATAGGCGCCTTGCGCTGTTTTCCGCCACCGTGAAGTTTCATCACCTGAAAGACTGCGATCTCATCATCGAAGTGATGCATATCGAAGCGGAAGTTCGGGAAAAGTTCTTTCGATGGCTGGACGAAATTGGCAAACCAAGCGCGGTTCTGGTAGCAAACGTCTCCGGTGCCTCCCTCGACCGTGTTGCCCGCTTCACGAGGCGACCCGCCGATGTGCTGGGCCTGCATTTTTCGGGTCCTGATGATTTGTCGGAGAGTCCAGGCCTGGTTCGCGGAAGAGATACATCGAGAGAGACCTATGCTACTGCGGCCGGGCTCCTCGCCGAGATCGGCATCATCAAAGCATCATGA
- a CDS encoding isocitrate lyase, translating into MPQFQNDIEAISSMKAKYGSAWNAINPESVARMRAQNRFKTGLDIARYTAAIMRADMAAYDADPSKYTQSLGCWHGFIGQQKLISIKKHFNSTDRRYLYLSGWMIAALRSEFGPLPDQSMHEKTAVPALIEELYTFLRQADARELGDLFRRLDDASGADREAIQQKIDNHITHVVPIIADIDAGFGNAEATYLLAKQMIEAGACCIQLENQVSDEKQCGHQDGKVTVPHEDFLAKIRAVRYAFLELGVDDGVIVARTDSLGAGLTKQIAYTREPGDLGDQYNAFLDAEEVRPESTKNGDVLINRGGKLVRPKRLASNLFQFREGTGEARCVLDCITSLENGADLLWIETEKPHIGQIGGMVKEIRRAIPNAKLVYNNSPSFNWTLNFRQQVFDGMEADGKDVGAYERSKLMSAEYDDSELARIADEKIRTFQADSSREAGIFHHLITLPTYHTAALLTDKLAKDYFGDQGMLGYVAGVQRKEIREGIACVKHQNMSGSDIGDDHKDYFSGEAALKAGGKHNTMNQF; encoded by the coding sequence ATGCCTCAGTTTCAAAACGATATCGAAGCAATTTCCAGTATGAAAGCAAAATATGGGAGTGCCTGGAACGCAATCAATCCCGAGTCTGTAGCGCGGATGCGCGCCCAGAACCGATTCAAGACTGGCCTCGACATTGCGCGTTATACCGCCGCGATCATGCGTGCAGATATGGCTGCTTATGACGCCGATCCATCGAAGTACACGCAGTCCCTTGGATGTTGGCACGGATTTATCGGTCAACAAAAACTCATCTCGATCAAAAAACATTTCAACAGTACCGATCGTCGCTACCTCTACCTGTCAGGATGGATGATTGCGGCCCTGCGTTCGGAGTTTGGCCCGCTGCCGGATCAGTCGATGCATGAAAAGACCGCGGTCCCGGCACTGATCGAGGAGCTGTATACCTTCTTGCGCCAAGCCGATGCGCGCGAGCTCGGCGATCTATTCCGCCGCTTGGATGATGCTTCAGGCGCCGACCGCGAAGCCATCCAGCAAAAGATCGACAATCATATAACCCACGTGGTGCCCATCATCGCGGACATCGATGCCGGTTTTGGTAACGCTGAGGCCACCTACTTATTGGCCAAACAAATGATCGAGGCGGGCGCCTGCTGTATTCAACTTGAAAACCAGGTGTCCGATGAGAAGCAGTGTGGTCACCAGGACGGCAAAGTCACCGTACCGCACGAAGACTTCCTTGCCAAGATCCGCGCCGTCCGTTACGCCTTTCTCGAATTGGGCGTGGACGACGGCGTGATCGTCGCCCGCACCGACTCTCTCGGCGCAGGCCTGACGAAGCAGATCGCTTATACGCGCGAACCCGGCGATCTCGGCGACCAGTACAACGCCTTTCTGGACGCTGAAGAAGTAAGGCCGGAGTCGACGAAAAATGGCGACGTGCTCATCAACAGGGGAGGGAAGCTCGTGCGCCCCAAGCGCCTTGCGAGCAATCTGTTCCAGTTCCGGGAGGGAACGGGTGAAGCGCGCTGTGTCCTGGACTGCATTACTTCCCTCGAAAATGGCGCCGACCTGTTATGGATTGAAACCGAAAAACCTCATATCGGCCAGATCGGCGGCATGGTCAAGGAGATCCGCAGAGCCATTCCAAACGCAAAGCTGGTCTATAACAACAGCCCATCGTTCAACTGGACCTTGAACTTCCGTCAGCAGGTGTTCGACGGCATGGAAGCCGACGGCAAGGATGTCGGTGCCTACGAGCGAAGCAAGCTGATGAGCGCTGAATACGATGATTCGGAGCTGGCGCGAATTGCGGACGAGAAGATCCGCACTTTCCAGGCCGACTCGTCGCGCGAAGCCGGCATCTTCCATCACCTGATTACGCTGCCGACCTACCATACCGCTGCATTGTTGACGGATAAGCTCGCAAAGGATTATTTCGGTGACCAGGGCATGCTGGGCTATGTGGCGGGTGTGCAGCGCAAGGAAATCCGGGAGGGAATTGCGTGTGTCAAACACCAGAATATGTCGGGTTCGGACATTGGCGACGATCACAAGGACTATTTCAGCGGGGAAGCGGCGCTGAAGGCCGGAGGAAAACACAACACCATGAATCAGTTCTGA